TACCCCGGTGTGATCTCGTCGCACAGCTGGATGGATCTCAGCTGGACCGAGCGGGTCTACCGTCTCGGTGGCTTCGTCGCCCAGTACATGAACGGCTCCGAGGCGTTCAGCGCGGAGGCCAAGCGCACTGACGCGCTGCGCGAGAAGTACAACGTCGGCTACGGCTACGGCACCGACATGAACGGCGTCGGCGGCTGGCCCGGCCCCCGCGGCACGAACACTCCGAACCCGGTGAAGTACCCCTTCCGCAGCACCGACGGCAGCGCCGTCATCGACAGGCAGACCACCGGCGAGCGCACCTGGGACATCAACACCGACGGCGCGGCGCACTACGGTCTCGTCCCGGACTGGATCGAGGACATCCGGCTTGTCGGCGGCCAGGGCGTCGTGGACGACCTCTTCAAGGGGGCCGAGTCCTACCTCGACACCTGGAAGGCGTCCGAGGACCACAAGGCCGGGGTGAACCTGGCCGCGGGCTCGTCCGTCTCGGCAAGCTCGTCGGAGTGGAACCCGTTCACGAGTTACGCACCCGCCCGGGCCGTGGACGGCAATGCGGACACCCGCTGGGCGAGCGGCTGGCGCGACGACCAGTGGCTCCGCATCGACCTGGGAGCGCCGAGCCTGATCAGGCGCGTCACCCTCAACTGGGAGCCCGCCTACGGGAAGGCCTATCGCATCGAGGTCTCCACCGACGGCACGAACTGGCAGTCCGTATGGTCCACGAACGCCGGTGACGGCGGCCTGGACACGGTGCAGTTCCCCGGCACGACGGCCCGTTACGTACGCGTCCACGGGCTGGAACGCGGCACCAAGTGGGGCTATTCGCTCCGCGAAGTGGGCGTCTACAGCAGCTGACACCACCGATTGAGGCCCCAACGGCCGGGGCCGGCCGGATCAGCCCACCTGATCCTGCCGGCCCCGGCCATTGCCTTCGGGCGGCACAAGAGCGAAGGGAACACCATGGCACGCATGCCGTCGGCCGAGCGGCGCCGGCAGCTGATCGAGGGAGCCATCCGTGCGATGACCCGCGACGGCGTCTCCCGGACGACGACCCGGTCCATCGCCGCCGAGGCGGGGCTGTCGCTGAGCGTCTTCCACTACTGCTTCGACTCCAAGCAGGACCTGATCGAGTCCGTCATGGCGGCGATCACCGAACACTCGGTCGCCTTGGTGAAGGAAGCGATACGGCCGAAGGCCACCCTCCGGGAGACCATCAGGGCCGGTTTCCAGGCCTATTGGGACCATGTGTCCGCCAACCCCGGCGAGCACATGCTCACATACGAACTCACCCAGTACGCCCTGCGCCGGCCGGGGTTCGAGCAGTTGGCCCGGCGGCAGTACGCGCTGTACTGCGACACCTACTGCGAACTCATCGAACAGCTCTGTCAGAGCATGAAGTTCGAGCTCCGCGTACCCGTCCCCGTGCTGGCCCGCTATCTGGCAGCCATGACGGACGGGCTGACCCTGAACTTCCTCGTCCTCGGCGATGACAAAGCCTCGGCAGACATCCTCGACATGATCACCGACCATGTCACCGGCCTTGTGTGCGCCGAAGTCCGACCGACCGCACGGGAGGACATCGACCACTGAAGCGGTCCGCCGGGCCCGCGAGCGAGCCCGGCGGGAGTCGCTACGCGCCGTCCGGCCCGTCCACCGACGGGCCCGACGCAGCGGCCGGAGCGACCTGGG
This window of the Streptomyces sp. SLBN-118 genome carries:
- a CDS encoding TetR/AcrR family transcriptional regulator — translated: MARMPSAERRRQLIEGAIRAMTRDGVSRTTTRSIAAEAGLSLSVFHYCFDSKQDLIESVMAAITEHSVALVKEAIRPKATLRETIRAGFQAYWDHVSANPGEHMLTYELTQYALRRPGFEQLARRQYALYCDTYCELIEQLCQSMKFELRVPVPVLARYLAAMTDGLTLNFLVLGDDKASADILDMITDHVTGLVCAEVRPTAREDIDH